A part of Cannabis sativa cultivar Pink pepper isolate KNU-18-1 chromosome 6, ASM2916894v1, whole genome shotgun sequence genomic DNA contains:
- the LOC115695265 gene encoding uncharacterized mitochondrial protein AtMg00810-like, giving the protein MPVLIVYVDDIIVTGKHIEEIILIKEMLAKEFEVKDLDALRYFLGMEFARSKKGISVSQRKYTLDLLEETGMLGSKPSKTPIELRDKRKMFGGSPVDKERYQQLVGKLIYLSHTRPDIASAISLVGQYMHNPCQGHLNDVYRILRYLKQTLGNGLFFKKTIERKVEVFTDADWAGSIDDRKSTSGYCTLVWGNVVTWQSKKANGSCKK; this is encoded by the coding sequence ATGCCAGTACTGATtgtatatgtggatgacataaTTGTCACCGGAAAGCATATTGAAGAGATTATTCTAATCAAAGAAATGTTGGCAAAGGAGTTTGAAGTCAAGGATCTTGATGCACTCAGATATTTTTTGGGAATGGAATTTGCTAGAAGCAAAAAAGGGATTTCTGTGTCCCAAAGGAAATATACTCTTGATCTCTTGGAGGAGACAGGAATGCTTGGTAGCAAGCCCAGCAAGACTCCAATTGAGCTCAGAGACAAGAGGAAAATGTTTGGAGGAAGCCCAGTTGACAAAGAGAGGTACCAACAACTAGTAGGGAAACTTATCTACCTCTCCCAtacaagacccgacattgccTCTGCGATAAGTCTAGTCGGTCAATATATGCATAATCCATGTCAAGGACATCTCAATGATGTATATAGAATTCTGAGGTACCTCAAGCAAACACTAGGAAACGGTCTTTTCTTCAAGAAGACAATTGAGAGGAAGGTTGAAGTCTTCACAGATGCAGACTGGGCTGGGTCAATTGATGATAGAAAGTCTACATCTGGGTATTGTACTCTTGTATGGGGTAATGTAGTAACATGGCAAAGTAAAAAAGCAAACGGTAGTTGCAAGAAGTAG
- the LOC115725466 gene encoding LOW QUALITY PROTEIN: pathogenesis-related homeodomain protein (The sequence of the model RefSeq protein was modified relative to this genomic sequence to represent the inferred CDS: deleted 1 base in 1 codon): MRGTKSSKKHSLLKCQYEKIEPNNEKRRRRQKRKKARNEELDEASRLQRRTRYLLNQMKLEQNLIDAYSGEGWKGQSREKIKPENELQRAKKQILKYKLGIRDAIRQLDSLSSVGSIEDSVMAPDGSVYHEHIFCAKCKLREAFPDNDIILCDGTCNSAFHQKCLDPPLDTESIPPGDQGWFCRFCECRMEILEAVNAHLGTYFSMNNSWEDVFEEEAALPEDANASLHPDVEWPSDDSGDENYDPERKENSSSISGEDTDDHVWEGEFSTDGSVGSDESDGGIVCGRRQRRDVDYRKLYDEMFGKDAPPCEQISEDEDWGPSKRKRRAKESDAASTLMTLFESEKVNSDVDVEEVEGQLPPEAQIRRSFFRIPRIAVERLREVFAENELPSRDVKENLSKELGLDSEKVSKWFKNARYLALKTRKAEGVKQVHTLTPGLPKHPRFENMMKEAPDLVMSDNTSTETVVHVVKNKKLSRESAQNH; this comes from the exons ATGCGTGGTACTAAGTCTTCAAAGAAACATTCTTTATTGAAGTGTCAATATGAAAAGATTGAACCAAACAATGAGAAGAGGAGGAGGAGACAGAAAAGGAAGAAGGCTAGAAATGAAGAGTTAGATGAAGCTTCTCGATTACAGAGGAGAACAAGGTATCTCTTGAACCAAATGAAACTGGAGCAGAACCTTATTGATGCTTATTCTGGTGAAGGCTGGAAAGGACAGAG TCGAGAAAAGATTAAGCCAGAAAATGAACTTCAAAGGGCGAAGAAACAGATTTTGAAGTATAAGCTTGGTATTCGAGATGCCATTAGACAATTGGATTCCCTTAGTTCGGTAGGAAGTATCGAAGATTCTGTTATGGCTCCTGATGGATCTGTTTACCATGAACAT ATATTTTGTGCAAAGTGTAAGTTACGTGAAGCTTTTCCTGATAATGATATTATACTCTGTGATGGAACATGCAATTCTGCTTTTCATCAGAAATGTCTTGATCCTCCATTGGACACTGAGAGTA TTCCACCGGGAGATCAAGGATGGTTTTGCAGATTTTGCGAGTGTAGAATGGAAATTCTAGAAGCAGTTAATGCTCATCTCGGGACATATTTTTCCATGAATAATAGTTGGGAG GATGTTTTTGAGGAGGAAGCTGCTTTGCCTGAAGATGCAAATGCATCACTTCATCCAGATGTGGAATGGCCTTCAGATGATTCTGGAGATGAAAATTATGACccagagagaaaagaaaatagCAGCAGCATTAGTGGTGAAGATACTGATGACCATGTGTGGGAGGGTGAATTTTCTACTGATGGTAGTGTTGGATCAGACGAATCAGATGGTGGCATAGTATGTGGCCGCAGGCAGAGAAGAGATGTTGATTATAGAAAGTTATATGAT GAAATGTTTGGGAAAGATGCTCCTCCATGTGAGCAAATTAGTGAAGATGAAGATTGGGGTCCTTCCAAAAGAAAGCGAAGAGCGAAAGAGTCTGATGCTGCTAGTACCCTTATGACACTTTTTGAAAGTGAGAAAGTAAATTCAGATGTTGATGTTGAGGAAGTGGAAGGGCAACTCCCTCCTGAAGCACAAATTAGGAGGTCATTTTTCAGAATTCCTCGGATCGCTGTTGAG AGGCTTCGTGAAGTTTTTGCCGAGAATGAACTTCCATCTAGAGATGTGAAGGAGAATCTTTCGAAGGAATTAGGCCTTGATTCTGAAAAG GTTAGCAAATGGTTCAAAAATGCTCGTTATTTAGCTTTGAAAACAAGGAAG GCAGAGGGAGTCAAACAGGTTCACACTTTGACTCCTGGATTACCTAAGCATCCAAGATTTGAAAATATGATGAAAGAAGCTCCAGATCTTGTTATGTCAGACAATACCTCAACAGAAACTGTGGTTCATGTTGTAAAGAATAAGAAGCTGTCT AGAGAAAGCGCCCAAAATCACTAA
- the LOC115725463 gene encoding uncharacterized protein LOC115725463 yields the protein MAWRNFFNEIRGLKLKELPDHVKPMISIASAKNAVVRGLDNYNAKYIQTGSIDPLYHVCFGGMIFSYLVALPEERRHLEHQQHAKEHGH from the coding sequence atggcGTGGAGAAACTTCTTCAACGAGATTAGGGGCCTGAAGTTGAAGGAATTGCCCGATCACGTGAAGCCAATGATCTCGATCGCGAGTGCGAAGAATGCTGTAGTGAGAGGCTTGGATAACTACAACGCTAAGTACATTCAGACCGGTTCCATCGATCCTCTCTACCATGTCTGCTTCGGTGGAATGATCTTCTCCTACCTCGTCGCTCTGCCCGAAGAGCGCCGCCATCTCGAGCACCAGCAGCACGCCAAGGAACACGGCCATTGA